The Chryseobacterium oranimense genome contains the following window.
GACGGTAAAGTTTCCAGTTAAATTCAAAGTAAGCTGTTTTAAGGCTCTTTGAATCCAAATGAATACGGGAAAACGGATAAGGCCTTTCCATAGGTTCCGCTCCTTTCCAGTCATTACCAATAAGTTCCACCTGATAGCCCGCTTCATATAGAGTCCTGCATACCTTTTCTATACGCTGATCCGTGTACAGATTACTGAAAGCAGAAGTAATTACTTTTTTTTTCATTGCTTTCTATTTCCAGCCAGCAAATGATAAATCTGGATAAAGCAGATCAGTCCGTTCGGAATAATAACAGGCCATAGAGGTCCGCTAAAAAAACCATAAATGACAAAACAGATACAGCCTATCATGTTGACAACTCTGATTTTTCTTACATCTTTTAATATGAAGCTCAGCACTATGAATATTGATGCAGAATAACCGATATATGTAGTAATTTCGGGATTCATGGGGAAATTTTAAAGGATCACAAACTTAATCATTTTCAATAAGATAATAAAATTTTTTCTGCCATAAAGTCATTAATTGATTTTTGGTAAAATATTTGTAATTTAGATAATGAATAAATGGCACCGCTGCCGTTATTCTAATGAGATATATTATGGATTATAAGTTTTCACAAGGTTTGAGCCAGGTGTTCAAACAAAGCAAGAGCGAAGCGAAGAGGCTCAAAAGTGAATTTCTTAATACAGAACATCTACTTTTAGGTATTATAAAAACAGAAAACTCTGCAAAAGAAATCCTTCAAAACCTTAATGCGGATTTAACACAAATCAGAAGAAAAATTGAAACTCTAAATACAGCAAGTCTTAATCCTATTTCTGAGGAGGTTACTAATATTTCTTTCACCAAGATGGCAGATCATGCCATTAAACGTGCTGAGCTGGAATGCAGACAATACAAGAGCAATGAAATTAATACCGTTCATTTGCTTTTAGGCATTCTTTACAAATATGAGGACCCTACTTCAAATATTCTGGGAGCTTACGACATCGATTATGAAGGAGTTTCAAGAGAATACCAGACTATGCTTAAAAATTCCGGGCAGTCACCACAAATGAGTGCTTATGATGATGACGATGAAAGAGAGGAATTCGAGCAGATGAGAAAGCCTACAGGAAATTTAGGCTCTGCAAAAAGTAAAACTCCTACTTTGGATAACTTTGGTAGAGACCTGACTTCTTTGGCAAGAGATGGAAAATTAGACCCTGTAATCGGCCGTGAGAAAGAAATTGAGAGAGTTTCTCAGATCCTATCACGAAGAAAGAAAAACAACCCGCTTCTTATCGGTGAGCCCGGAGTTGGTAAATCTGCTATTGCAGAAGGACTGGCTTTGAGAATTCAACAGAAGAAAGTGTCCAGGGTTCTTTACGGAAAACGTGTGATCACGCTGGATCTGGCAAGCTTAGTAGCCGGAACAAAATACCGTGGCCAGTTTGAAGAAAGAATGAAGGCCATCATGACCGAGCTGGAGAAAAACAGGGATGTCATCCTATTCATTGATGAGCTTCACACCATTGTAGGTGCAGGAAGTTCTACAGGAAGTCTGGATGCTTCCAATATGTTCAAACCTGCTTTGGCAAGGGGTGAAATTCAATGCATCGGGGCTACGACTCTGGATGAATACCGTCAGTATATTGAGAAAGACGGAGCTTTGGAAAGAAGATTCCAGAAGGTAATGGTAGAACCTACTTCCATTGATGAAACCATTCAGATTCTTAATCAGATCAAAGATAAATATGAGGAACACCATAATGTAGTGTATACTCCGGAAGCTATTTTAGCGTGTGTCAATCTGACATCGAGATATATTACAGACCGTTTCTTACCAGATAAGGCTATTGATGCCATGGATGAAGCCGGTTCACGTGTGTACATCAAAAACATGAAAGTTCCTACCGAGATCATTGATTTTGAAAAGAAAATTGAAGACATCAAGGAAATGAAGCAGAAAGCTGTAAAAGCTCAGGATTATCTTGAGGCCAGAAAGCTTAAGGATGAAGAAGAACGTCTTCAGATGGAACTGAATGTGGCTCAGGAAAAATGGGACAAAGATGTAAAAGAGAAAAAAGAAACCGTAACTGAAGAAAATGTGGCTGAAGTGGTTTCTATGATGAGTGGCGTTCCGGTAACCAAAGTGGGCAAAAATGAGCTTGATAAACTGGCTCAGATGGATGAAAAACTGAACGGAAAAGTAATCGGTCAGGAAGATGCTGTGAAAAAGGTTGTTAAGGCAATTCAGAGAAACAGAGCAGGTCTTAAAGATCCGAACCGTCCTATCGGTACCTTTATTTTCCTTGGTACAACCGGGGTTGGTAAAACCGAGCTTGCTAAAGTAATGGCAAGGGAACTTTTCGAGTCTGATGAATCCCTGATCCGTATTGACATGAGTGAATACATGGAGAAATTCGCGGTTTCAAGATTAGTGGGAGCGCCTCCGGGTTATGTTGGATACGAAGAAGGTGGTCAGTTAACTGAAGCCGTAAGAAGAAAACCTTATGCTGTGGTTCTTCTGGATGAGATTGAAAAAGCTCACCCTGATGTATTCAATATCCTTCTTCAGATCCTTGATGAGGGCCATGTAACTGACAGTTTGGGAAGAAAAATTGATTTCAGAAATACAATCATTATCCTTACTTCAAACATCGGAACGAGAGATCTTAAAGATTTCGGAGATGGTGTAGGATTCGGAACTTCAGCTAAAAAGACAGGTTCAGACACAAGAGCAAGAAGCACCATTGAAAATGCCCTTAAGAAAGCATTTGCCCCTGAATTCCTAAACAGAATTGATGATATTGTGATCTTTAACTCTCTTGTACAGGATGATATCAAGAAAATTATTGATATTGAACTGAGCAAACTTTATAGCAGACTTGAAAAGCTAGGCTACAAAGTGGAGTTAACTGAAGAAGCAAAAGATTTCATTTCTGAAAAAGGATGGGATAAAGATTTTGGTGCAAGACCATTAAAACGTGCAATTCAGAAATATATTGAAGACTTATTGGCAGAAATGCTGGTAAACAAGCAATTATCTGAAGGAGAAACAGTAATCCTGGATCTTAATGACACAAAAGATGCGTTAATTGGAAAAGCTCCAAAAGCAAAAAAGACAACTGAAAAGTCTTCTCAATCATAATTGATTACTATAATTATATAGAAAAGCACCGGAAAATCCGGTGCTTTTTGTTTTAATAGATTTTGGCTAAAGCCAGATTAAATATGTTTAAAAAAATTAAGCGGGCTAAAGCCCGCTCCTATTGATAATTGAGTTTTTATCCGGCCACGAACCCCCGAATTTACACAGATGCCTGCGCTTATTTTCCATAACTTTTTTATTCATGACACAAGCAATTAAGCTCTTAAAAAAGTGTCTTAAATAAGCAGTTATCCTTAATTATCTGCATAAATTCGTGAATTCGTGGCTAAAAAATCATACACAATTAATTTTCGTGGCATGCAAAATCTTTAGAAAAAAGATTAAAGTCCTACAACGAAACCTATATTAGGAACAAGTCCGCTTGAGAATACACTTGAATTTTCTTTCCAAAGTACATTATACATCAACCCCAGCTGCATAAAAGAGTTCCCTCCTATCCGTTGCATATAGCCTCCGCCAAGATACAGTGCCGTTTCCTGCTCGTTCACTTTGTAGTCGTAAAATTTATCTTTATAATTAATGAAATACTGCTGAAGATTCGCTCCTACATAAAATGATCTGGCAATATAATAGTTGACAAAAGGTCCCACACCGAACATGGTGGATTTATAATAATCGGATGTCTGCCAGGAAATGCTTCCCACCACTCCGCCTTCAAGGTCGTCGGTAATTTTGTACCCTACTCGTGGGGAAGCCTGAAGATAAAATGCGCTGTTGCTTCCGAATCCCAGACCAATCCCGCCACCGAAGGTCCATCTGTTATTTTGCTGCGAACCCGTACCTATTGAAACCTGGGAAAATAATGATCCTGATATGACCAGCATCAGAGGAATAATAAATTTTTTCATATTAATATCGTTTTTATCAATGTTTAAAATTATGGTTTTTTTACGAATTTATTTAGTTGTATTTTTGCCCCGTCAAACTAAGAACTCCCGTTAAGAGTTTCGTAAAATTGAAATAAAATGAAAGTAGTAGTAGGATTATCCGGAGGTGTAGATTCCAGCGTTACAGCATATCTTCTACAGCAACAGGGGCATGATGTGGTTGCCCTGTTTATGAGAAACTGGAACGATGCTTCCGTGACCCTGGAGGATGAATGTCCCTGGATTGAGGACAGTAATGATGCCCTGATGGTTGCCCAGAAACTGGGAATTCCTTTCCAGGTGATCGACATGAGTGAGCTTTACAAAGAGCGCATCGTTGATTATATGTTTGATGAATACCAGAAAGGGAGAACCCCGAATCCTGATGTTCTGTGCAACAGAGAAGTTAAATTCGATGTGTTTATGAAAACAGCGATGTCTTTAGGTGCCGATAAAGTAGCTACAGGACATTATGCACAAGTGAATTCAACTTTTGATGAAAACGGAAAGGAAATTTTTCATCTTCTGGCCGGAAAGGACAACAATAAAGACCAGTCTTATTTCCTATGCCAATTGAGTCAGGAACAGCTGTCTAAAGCTCTTTTTCCAATCGGAGAACTGACAAAGCCTCAGGTTAGGGAAATTGCCAAAGAGATCGGACTTGTCACTGCCGACAAAAAAGATTCTCAGGGGCTGTGTTTTATCGGAAAGGTAAGCCTTCCCCAGTTTTTGCAGCAGCAACTGGTTCCTAAAGAAGGGGAAATTGTAGAAATTTTTAAAGATTCACCTTTATTTTCGGCAGAAAAGCCTGAATTTTCTTCAAAAGAAGAAGAGCTGGAATATCTGTCTCAGAAAATCAATTATAAAAAATCCGACGGTAAAGTAATTGGAAAGCATCAGGGTGCGCAGTTTTTCACTATCGGACAAAGCAAAGGACTTGGCATTGGCGGCCACAAAGAAAGTTGTTTTATCATCTCCAGAGACATGGAAAACAATATTATTTTTGTAGGGGAAGGTCACAGTTCTCCAGGACTGCACAAAAAAGCCTTGAAAATGGATGCTTCAGAAGTGCACTGGGTTCGCGAAGATAGAAAGCTGGCAAACGGGGAATCCATGGAAGTAATGGCAAGGTTCAGATACAGACAGGAATTACAGAAAGCCGTTATTTATCAGTTTGAGAATGCATCTTATATCGAATTTGACGTCCCTCAGTCTGCGATTGCCGAAGGACAGTTTGCCGCATGGTATATTGGTGAAGAACTGATAGGAAGCGGTGTTATTGCATAAAAAAAATAAAAAAGACCTTTTACGGGTCTCTACAAAATCCCGAAGCATTTTTGTTTCGGGTTTCTTTTTGTAATCAGTTACTTTAACTTACTTATTAATCTTATGCTTGATTTCTGTTGACATAAAAGCTATATTGACAATAACTTCCGCAATCAAAATACTGAATAAAATACCAACCGGACGGTCTAAGCTCAGCCCCCTGAATAATTTGATTATGCCTAAAAGGAAAATGAATATCATAAAATACAGGGTTATTTCTGAAAGCTTTTCTTTGAAGAATTTTAAACAAAAAACTGAAAGATAAAACCCTATAACCAAGCTAAAATAGAATTTTAAAAAATCCGGACCTCTCAAAACAATAGGATTTAGCGTATGTCTGAATATTTCAAGTCCTATAAAACTTATCCCAGCGGGTATCGAATGAATGATCATCTTTTTCATAGCTCTTATTTTTAACCTCCACATCCTCCACCGCAACCGCCACAACCTCCGCCGCATCCACTACTGCAACTTCCTCCTCCGCTGCAGCCTGAGCTTGAACAGCCTCCGTCACCGTTGCCTCCTGTACTTCCATCATCTTTCTTTTTGCCATGAATGTTACCGTCATCGCTCCGGGATAAGGTGAGGAAACGGAAGAAGACGAAAATACCTGTAATAGGCAGTAAAGCCGATGTCAATGTTCCCCAAACCTCACCAAGGCATGAAGAGAGCATGAAAAGGGCTAAAAATAATGGAATAATCCTGAGTTTTTTAAACCATGTTGTGCCAGATCTGCTTTTTTCTTTCCCGCACCAGATATCATTTGGAGCTTCCTGCTGAAAAATTTCCCGGTAATTCTTCAACGTTTCTGAAAACCAGTTCCGATGCCTGATGTTCTCCAAACCACCTCCATTAGACGGATGGTGATGAAGCTTTCTTTTTAAAACCCCGGTGCAAAATTCTTCCCAATAGTTTTGGGTGTAAATAAGGTGCATATGCCATACCTTATCCACAGTTTCGCTTGGTGATGCTCCGTTTGGTAAAATACAACAGAGATAAACGAATTTTTTATATTCTTCTATCGCCTTTTTAGTGAAATCCGGGGTCCAGTTTTCTTCTTTTGCTAATTTTCTGGAAAACGGGAACAATGCATCAGGTTGGTCAATGGAAAAATCTTTGATTCTTTGCCATAGATCCAGGTCTTGTTTTAATATGATGGTGTTCATTTTTGTTTCTTTTTAATTATCTATTTTTGATTGGGTTATCGAGTTTTGTACAAGAATAACTAATCCTGAGAGGTGTCATCAAAATTTCTTTTTTCCGGTCTTTTTACCGGTTTCTTTGCATCTAATTGCTCTAAAAGCTTCAGCCCAAGCAACCCGCTGATTCCTCCGTTTGCAGAATCCCCGCTTCCTCCGATGAGCACATCCGGCATTATTTTAACATTCTGATTCGCAATAGATTCCATTACTTTCAGCTGGGTAAAATTATCTTCCCCCATTGCTTCTACCGAAAGTTTATAAGCTTCCGCATTGGATTTTCCGATGGCCAGGATCTTTTCTGCCTCGGCTTTACCCATTAAAGAGATCTGTTCAGAATTGGCTTTGGCAAGTAATCTTGTCTTTTCCGCTTCTCCATTGGCTTTTTTCACAGCAGCGGCGGCAACCCTTTCTGCAATCAGTACACCCTGGTCGGCTGTTACTATTTCTTTTTGGATATCAGCAACGGCAGTTTCCTTTTCAAGGCTT
Protein-coding sequences here:
- a CDS encoding uroporphyrinogen decarboxylase → MNPEITTYIGYSASIFIVLSFILKDVRKIRVVNMIGCICFVIYGFFSGPLWPVIIPNGLICFIQIYHLLAGNRKQ
- a CDS encoding ATP-dependent Clp protease ATP-binding subunit, whose translation is MDYKFSQGLSQVFKQSKSEAKRLKSEFLNTEHLLLGIIKTENSAKEILQNLNADLTQIRRKIETLNTASLNPISEEVTNISFTKMADHAIKRAELECRQYKSNEINTVHLLLGILYKYEDPTSNILGAYDIDYEGVSREYQTMLKNSGQSPQMSAYDDDDEREEFEQMRKPTGNLGSAKSKTPTLDNFGRDLTSLARDGKLDPVIGREKEIERVSQILSRRKKNNPLLIGEPGVGKSAIAEGLALRIQQKKVSRVLYGKRVITLDLASLVAGTKYRGQFEERMKAIMTELEKNRDVILFIDELHTIVGAGSSTGSLDASNMFKPALARGEIQCIGATTLDEYRQYIEKDGALERRFQKVMVEPTSIDETIQILNQIKDKYEEHHNVVYTPEAILACVNLTSRYITDRFLPDKAIDAMDEAGSRVYIKNMKVPTEIIDFEKKIEDIKEMKQKAVKAQDYLEARKLKDEEERLQMELNVAQEKWDKDVKEKKETVTEENVAEVVSMMSGVPVTKVGKNELDKLAQMDEKLNGKVIGQEDAVKKVVKAIQRNRAGLKDPNRPIGTFIFLGTTGVGKTELAKVMARELFESDESLIRIDMSEYMEKFAVSRLVGAPPGYVGYEEGGQLTEAVRRKPYAVVLLDEIEKAHPDVFNILLQILDEGHVTDSLGRKIDFRNTIIILTSNIGTRDLKDFGDGVGFGTSAKKTGSDTRARSTIENALKKAFAPEFLNRIDDIVIFNSLVQDDIKKIIDIELSKLYSRLEKLGYKVELTEEAKDFISEKGWDKDFGARPLKRAIQKYIEDLLAEMLVNKQLSEGETVILDLNDTKDALIGKAPKAKKTTEKSSQS
- the mnmA gene encoding tRNA 2-thiouridine(34) synthase MnmA, producing the protein MKVVVGLSGGVDSSVTAYLLQQQGHDVVALFMRNWNDASVTLEDECPWIEDSNDALMVAQKLGIPFQVIDMSELYKERIVDYMFDEYQKGRTPNPDVLCNREVKFDVFMKTAMSLGADKVATGHYAQVNSTFDENGKEIFHLLAGKDNNKDQSYFLCQLSQEQLSKALFPIGELTKPQVREIAKEIGLVTADKKDSQGLCFIGKVSLPQFLQQQLVPKEGEIVEIFKDSPLFSAEKPEFSSKEEELEYLSQKINYKKSDGKVIGKHQGAQFFTIGQSKGLGIGGHKESCFIISRDMENNIIFVGEGHSSPGLHKKALKMDASEVHWVREDRKLANGESMEVMARFRYRQELQKAVIYQFENASYIEFDVPQSAIAEGQFAAWYIGEELIGSGVIA
- a CDS encoding glycine-rich domain-containing protein, yielding MNTIILKQDLDLWQRIKDFSIDQPDALFPFSRKLAKEENWTPDFTKKAIEEYKKFVYLCCILPNGASPSETVDKVWHMHLIYTQNYWEEFCTGVLKRKLHHHPSNGGGLENIRHRNWFSETLKNYREIFQQEAPNDIWCGKEKSRSGTTWFKKLRIIPLFLALFMLSSCLGEVWGTLTSALLPITGIFVFFRFLTLSRSDDGNIHGKKKDDGSTGGNGDGGCSSSGCSGGGSCSSGCGGGCGGCGGGCGG